From the Lathyrus oleraceus cultivar Zhongwan6 chromosome 4, CAAS_Psat_ZW6_1.0, whole genome shotgun sequence genome, one window contains:
- the LOC127075044 gene encoding uncharacterized protein LOC127075044 isoform X4 — protein MLRSFSSSLHKVSLFMASEKPRLAETNFQNTTKRAKTMATSTATATESAMKEPFTNYVEYLNNLNDKRERVVKASRDITMNSKKVIFQVHRMSKYNKVEVLEKAEKDLAAVTNQYVSRLVKELQGTDFWKLRRAYSPGIQEYVEAATFCSFCKNGTLLKLDEMNDTLLPLSDTSLQPLQINILDYLLGLADLTGELMRLAIGRISDGELEFAEKICSFARDIYRELTLVVPHMDDNSDMKSKMDVMLQSVMKIENACFSVRVRGSEYIPLLGSNDSSSFLVGVQDIEL, from the exons ATGTTACGTTCCTTTTCATCTTCACTTCACAAGGTTTCTCTTTTCATGGCATCGGAAAAACCTCGAC TTGCAGAAACAAACTTCCAGAACACAACAAAGAGGGCAAAAACCATGGCCACTTCCACTGCAACTGCAACAGAGTCTGCTATGAAGGAACCTTTCACCAACTATGTTGAATATCTTAATAACCTT AATGATAAACGGGAAAGAGTGGTGAAAGCAAGTCGTGATATAACAATGAATAGCAAAAAGGTCATATTTCAAGTGCACAG GATGAGTAAATACAATAAAGTGGAAGTACTTGAGAAAGCAGAAAAGGATTTAGCAGCTGTGACAAACCAGTATGTGTCTCGACTAGTCAAAGAACTGCAGGGAACTGATTTTTGGAAGCTAAGACGAGCCTACTCACCTGGG ATACAGGAGTATGTCGAAGCAGCTACATTCTGCAGTTTCTGTAAAAACGGAACTCTTTTGAAGCTTGATGAGATGAATGACACATTGTTACCACTAAGTGATACTTCTCTTCAGCCTCTGCAGATAAACATCCTTGACTATCTATTAGGG CTTGCAGATTTGACAGGAGAGCTCATGCGGTTGGCTATTGGTAGGATATCAGACGGTGAACTTGAATTTGCTGAGAAAATATGCAGTTTTGCACGCGATATATATAGGGAGCTTACACTCGTCGTGCCACATATGGATGATAATTCTGATATGAAATCGAAGATGGATGTCATGCTTCAAAGTGTCATGAAAATAGAGAACG CCTGCTTTAGTGTTCGCGTGAGGGGGTCAGAGTATATTCCACTTTTGGGATCAAATGATTCAAGTTCATTCTTAGTAGGAGTTCAAGATATTGAACTATGA
- the LOC127075044 gene encoding uncharacterized protein LOC127075044 isoform X3, which yields MLRSFSSSLHKVSLFMASEKPRRLAETNFQNTTKRAKTMATSTATATESAMKEPFTNYVEYLNNLNDKRERVVKASRDITMNSKKVIFQVHRMSKYNKVEVLEKAEKDLAAVTNQYVSRLVKELQGTDFWKLRRAYSPGIQEYVEAATFCSFCKNGTLLKLDEMNDTLLPLSDTSLQPLQINILDYLLGLADLTGELMRLAIGRISDGELEFAEKICSFARDIYRELTLVVPHMDDNSDMKSKMDVMLQSVMKIENACFSVRVRGSEYIPLLGSNDSSSFLVGVQDIEL from the exons ATGTTACGTTCCTTTTCATCTTCACTTCACAAGGTTTCTCTTTTCATGGCATCGGAAAAACCTCGACGTC TTGCAGAAACAAACTTCCAGAACACAACAAAGAGGGCAAAAACCATGGCCACTTCCACTGCAACTGCAACAGAGTCTGCTATGAAGGAACCTTTCACCAACTATGTTGAATATCTTAATAACCTT AATGATAAACGGGAAAGAGTGGTGAAAGCAAGTCGTGATATAACAATGAATAGCAAAAAGGTCATATTTCAAGTGCACAG GATGAGTAAATACAATAAAGTGGAAGTACTTGAGAAAGCAGAAAAGGATTTAGCAGCTGTGACAAACCAGTATGTGTCTCGACTAGTCAAAGAACTGCAGGGAACTGATTTTTGGAAGCTAAGACGAGCCTACTCACCTGGG ATACAGGAGTATGTCGAAGCAGCTACATTCTGCAGTTTCTGTAAAAACGGAACTCTTTTGAAGCTTGATGAGATGAATGACACATTGTTACCACTAAGTGATACTTCTCTTCAGCCTCTGCAGATAAACATCCTTGACTATCTATTAGGG CTTGCAGATTTGACAGGAGAGCTCATGCGGTTGGCTATTGGTAGGATATCAGACGGTGAACTTGAATTTGCTGAGAAAATATGCAGTTTTGCACGCGATATATATAGGGAGCTTACACTCGTCGTGCCACATATGGATGATAATTCTGATATGAAATCGAAGATGGATGTCATGCTTCAAAGTGTCATGAAAATAGAGAACG CCTGCTTTAGTGTTCGCGTGAGGGGGTCAGAGTATATTCCACTTTTGGGATCAAATGATTCAAGTTCATTCTTAGTAGGAGTTCAAGATATTGAACTATGA
- the LOC127075044 gene encoding uncharacterized protein LOC127075044 isoform X1, producing MLRSFSSSLHKVSLFMASEKPRRPVAETNFQNTTKRAKTMATSTATATESAMKEPFTNYVEYLNNLNDKRERVVKASRDITMNSKKVIFQVHRMSKYNKVEVLEKAEKDLAAVTNQYVSRLVKELQGTDFWKLRRAYSPGIQEYVEAATFCSFCKNGTLLKLDEMNDTLLPLSDTSLQPLQINILDYLLGLADLTGELMRLAIGRISDGELEFAEKICSFARDIYRELTLVVPHMDDNSDMKSKMDVMLQSVMKIENACFSVRVRGSEYIPLLGSNDSSSFLVGVQDIEL from the exons ATGTTACGTTCCTTTTCATCTTCACTTCACAAGGTTTCTCTTTTCATGGCATCGGAAAAACCTCGACGTC CAGTTGCAGAAACAAACTTCCAGAACACAACAAAGAGGGCAAAAACCATGGCCACTTCCACTGCAACTGCAACAGAGTCTGCTATGAAGGAACCTTTCACCAACTATGTTGAATATCTTAATAACCTT AATGATAAACGGGAAAGAGTGGTGAAAGCAAGTCGTGATATAACAATGAATAGCAAAAAGGTCATATTTCAAGTGCACAG GATGAGTAAATACAATAAAGTGGAAGTACTTGAGAAAGCAGAAAAGGATTTAGCAGCTGTGACAAACCAGTATGTGTCTCGACTAGTCAAAGAACTGCAGGGAACTGATTTTTGGAAGCTAAGACGAGCCTACTCACCTGGG ATACAGGAGTATGTCGAAGCAGCTACATTCTGCAGTTTCTGTAAAAACGGAACTCTTTTGAAGCTTGATGAGATGAATGACACATTGTTACCACTAAGTGATACTTCTCTTCAGCCTCTGCAGATAAACATCCTTGACTATCTATTAGGG CTTGCAGATTTGACAGGAGAGCTCATGCGGTTGGCTATTGGTAGGATATCAGACGGTGAACTTGAATTTGCTGAGAAAATATGCAGTTTTGCACGCGATATATATAGGGAGCTTACACTCGTCGTGCCACATATGGATGATAATTCTGATATGAAATCGAAGATGGATGTCATGCTTCAAAGTGTCATGAAAATAGAGAACG CCTGCTTTAGTGTTCGCGTGAGGGGGTCAGAGTATATTCCACTTTTGGGATCAAATGATTCAAGTTCATTCTTAGTAGGAGTTCAAGATATTGAACTATGA
- the LOC127075044 gene encoding uncharacterized protein LOC127075044 isoform X2, with amino-acid sequence MLRSFSSSLHKVSLFMASEKPRPVAETNFQNTTKRAKTMATSTATATESAMKEPFTNYVEYLNNLNDKRERVVKASRDITMNSKKVIFQVHRMSKYNKVEVLEKAEKDLAAVTNQYVSRLVKELQGTDFWKLRRAYSPGIQEYVEAATFCSFCKNGTLLKLDEMNDTLLPLSDTSLQPLQINILDYLLGLADLTGELMRLAIGRISDGELEFAEKICSFARDIYRELTLVVPHMDDNSDMKSKMDVMLQSVMKIENACFSVRVRGSEYIPLLGSNDSSSFLVGVQDIEL; translated from the exons ATGTTACGTTCCTTTTCATCTTCACTTCACAAGGTTTCTCTTTTCATGGCATCGGAAAAACCTCGAC CAGTTGCAGAAACAAACTTCCAGAACACAACAAAGAGGGCAAAAACCATGGCCACTTCCACTGCAACTGCAACAGAGTCTGCTATGAAGGAACCTTTCACCAACTATGTTGAATATCTTAATAACCTT AATGATAAACGGGAAAGAGTGGTGAAAGCAAGTCGTGATATAACAATGAATAGCAAAAAGGTCATATTTCAAGTGCACAG GATGAGTAAATACAATAAAGTGGAAGTACTTGAGAAAGCAGAAAAGGATTTAGCAGCTGTGACAAACCAGTATGTGTCTCGACTAGTCAAAGAACTGCAGGGAACTGATTTTTGGAAGCTAAGACGAGCCTACTCACCTGGG ATACAGGAGTATGTCGAAGCAGCTACATTCTGCAGTTTCTGTAAAAACGGAACTCTTTTGAAGCTTGATGAGATGAATGACACATTGTTACCACTAAGTGATACTTCTCTTCAGCCTCTGCAGATAAACATCCTTGACTATCTATTAGGG CTTGCAGATTTGACAGGAGAGCTCATGCGGTTGGCTATTGGTAGGATATCAGACGGTGAACTTGAATTTGCTGAGAAAATATGCAGTTTTGCACGCGATATATATAGGGAGCTTACACTCGTCGTGCCACATATGGATGATAATTCTGATATGAAATCGAAGATGGATGTCATGCTTCAAAGTGTCATGAAAATAGAGAACG CCTGCTTTAGTGTTCGCGTGAGGGGGTCAGAGTATATTCCACTTTTGGGATCAAATGATTCAAGTTCATTCTTAGTAGGAGTTCAAGATATTGAACTATGA